The following proteins come from a genomic window of Chionomys nivalis chromosome 9, mChiNiv1.1, whole genome shotgun sequence:
- the LOC130881034 gene encoding odorant-binding protein-like produces MVKFLLLALAFGLTHAHAEPEGKWVTITIASDNVDRIAEGGPMRVYFREITCNEDCSQMEMTFYVKANNQCSQTKVTAYKQEDGNYRTQFEGDHLFKPVFATEDNIVLAGDNVDRADRRTKLIFVLGKGQPLTPEQHEKLEAYAEEHSIPPENIREVLATDTCPK; encoded by the exons atggTAAAGTTTCTACTGCTGGCTTTGGCATTTGGTCTGACTCATGCTCATGCTGAG CCTGAAGGAAAGTGGGTTACCATTACCATCGCTTCTGACAATGTGGACCGGATAGCAGAAGGAGGACCTATGAGAGTCTACTTTCGAGAAATTACTTGTAATGAGGATTGTAGTCAAATGGAAATGACGTTTTATGTCAA AGCGAATAACCAATGTTCACAGACAAAAGTCACTGCGTATAAGCAAGAAGACGGCAACTACAGAACCCAGT TTGAAGGTGATCATTTATTTAAACCTGTGTTTGCAACAGAAGACAACATAGTCCTTGCTGGTGATAATGTGGATAGAGCTGATCGGAGaacaaaattgatttttgttcttg GAAAAGGTCAACCCTTGACTCCTGAGCAACATGAGAAACTTGAGGCATATGCTGAGGAACATAGCATTCCACCAGAAAACATTCGAGAAGTTCTGGCAACAG ATACTTGTCCTAAATAA